The Acidobacteriota bacterium genome has a segment encoding these proteins:
- a CDS encoding calcium-translocating P-type ATPase, SERCA-type has product MTKWWHLAIEEVVRDLGTDAKAGLASSAAAGKLVTAGPNELREKKGRGPLAIFFDQFKSLLIVVLIGAAVVSGFLEEWVDALAILAIVILNAVLGLVQEYRAEKSLAALRKLSAPNSKVIRDGAAQVVPARDLVPGDLIEVEAGDHVPADSRVAWHTSNFAAQEASLTGESTPVAKTDIALEEADIPLAERANILYMGTSVVSGKARAIVVETGMSTELGRIAGLIQGIRKETTPLQRKLEEFSKLLVYLCFALVAVVFGLEVLRGGRILDMFLTSVSLAVAAIPEGLPAVVTIALALGVQRMVRRHVLIRKLPSVETLGCATVICSDKTGTLTKNEMTVRAVWTSRDVYDVTGTGYDPAGEFRTAAGPVDPRDRVDLLKVLTAGVLCNNARLSVKDGTTVVFGDPTEIAILSAAAKAGIWKGEEEEDYEMVEELPFDSERKKMSIVRRADQELTTFTKGAPDLLLKDCRSILEDGAERPLTAADRERIMKANDGFSDQALRVLAVAYRNLDEEPHAYSAETIERDLTFAGLVAMIDPPRPEVREAMSKCRTSGIRTVMITGDHRNTAVAIARELGFYGPEARALTGEDVDRLSDADLDAAVENVAVYARVSPEHKLRAVQAWRRRGEIAAMTGDGVNDAPAVKEADIGVAMGITGTDVTKEVSDMVVTDDNFASIVAAVEEGRGIYDNIRKFIHYLLSCNLGEILVMFVTALIGLPVPLLPIQLLWVNLVTDGLPALALGVDPVDPKIMERPPRQPDEPVVTRARGWLMGVQGVLIAACSLAAFLFVLYEKEDIATARTAALATLACSQLFHSFNCRSMRESLFKLRIFTNPQLVGATVLSFALQLGIIYAPFLQPVFKTRALSLLDLGMMIALSSLPLWIMEIVKALNRKFNFYTLY; this is encoded by the coding sequence ATGACCAAGTGGTGGCATCTCGCGATCGAGGAGGTCGTTCGGGATCTCGGCACGGACGCCAAGGCCGGCCTCGCCTCGTCCGCCGCGGCCGGGAAGCTCGTGACGGCCGGGCCCAACGAGCTCCGGGAGAAGAAGGGCCGTGGCCCCCTGGCCATCTTCTTCGACCAGTTCAAGAGCCTTCTGATCGTGGTCCTCATCGGCGCCGCGGTCGTCTCGGGGTTCCTGGAGGAGTGGGTCGACGCCCTGGCCATCCTGGCCATCGTCATCCTCAACGCCGTCCTCGGCCTTGTCCAGGAGTACCGGGCCGAGAAGAGCCTGGCCGCCCTGCGGAAGCTCTCGGCCCCGAACTCCAAGGTCATCCGGGACGGGGCCGCCCAGGTCGTCCCGGCCCGGGACCTCGTCCCCGGCGATCTAATCGAGGTCGAGGCCGGCGACCATGTCCCGGCCGACAGCCGGGTCGCCTGGCACACCTCCAACTTCGCCGCCCAGGAAGCCAGCCTGACCGGCGAGTCGACGCCGGTCGCCAAGACCGATATCGCCCTTGAAGAGGCGGATATCCCCCTGGCCGAGCGGGCCAACATCCTCTATATGGGGACGTCGGTCGTCTCCGGCAAGGCCCGGGCCATCGTCGTCGAGACGGGGATGTCGACCGAGCTCGGCCGCATCGCCGGGCTCATCCAGGGCATCAGGAAGGAGACGACGCCCCTGCAGAGGAAGCTCGAGGAGTTCAGCAAGCTGCTCGTCTATCTCTGCTTCGCCCTCGTCGCCGTCGTCTTCGGCCTCGAGGTCCTGCGCGGCGGCCGGATCCTCGACATGTTCCTGACCTCGGTCAGCCTGGCCGTGGCCGCCATCCCCGAGGGCCTGCCGGCCGTCGTCACGATCGCCCTGGCCCTGGGCGTCCAGCGCATGGTCCGGCGCCACGTCCTGATCCGCAAGCTCCCGTCGGTCGAGACGCTCGGCTGCGCCACGGTCATCTGCTCGGACAAGACGGGCACCCTGACCAAGAACGAGATGACCGTCCGGGCCGTCTGGACGTCGAGGGACGTCTATGACGTGACCGGCACGGGCTACGATCCCGCCGGCGAGTTCCGGACAGCGGCCGGTCCCGTCGACCCGCGCGATCGGGTCGACCTGCTCAAGGTCCTGACCGCGGGCGTCCTCTGCAACAACGCCCGGCTCTCGGTCAAGGACGGGACGACCGTCGTCTTCGGCGACCCGACCGAGATCGCCATCCTCAGCGCGGCGGCCAAGGCCGGGATCTGGAAAGGGGAGGAGGAAGAGGACTACGAGATGGTCGAGGAGCTGCCCTTCGACTCCGAGCGCAAGAAGATGAGCATCGTCCGCCGGGCCGACCAGGAGCTGACGACGTTCACCAAGGGCGCCCCCGACCTCCTGCTCAAGGACTGCCGCAGCATCCTCGAGGACGGCGCGGAGCGCCCGCTCACGGCCGCCGACCGCGAGCGCATCATGAAGGCCAACGACGGGTTCTCGGACCAGGCCCTCCGCGTCCTGGCCGTGGCCTACCGGAACCTCGATGAGGAGCCGCACGCCTATTCGGCCGAGACGATCGAGCGGGACCTGACCTTCGCCGGGCTCGTGGCCATGATCGACCCGCCCCGGCCAGAAGTCCGGGAGGCCATGTCCAAATGCCGGACCTCGGGCATCAGGACGGTCATGATCACGGGCGACCACCGAAACACGGCCGTGGCCATCGCCCGCGAGCTCGGCTTCTACGGCCCGGAGGCCCGGGCCCTGACCGGCGAGGACGTCGACCGTCTCAGCGACGCGGACCTCGACGCCGCCGTCGAGAACGTGGCCGTCTATGCCCGCGTCTCCCCCGAGCACAAGCTGCGGGCCGTTCAGGCCTGGCGCCGGCGGGGAGAGATCGCGGCCATGACCGGCGACGGCGTCAACGACGCGCCGGCCGTCAAGGAGGCCGACATCGGCGTGGCCATGGGCATAACCGGGACCGACGTGACCAAGGAAGTTTCGGACATGGTCGTCACCGACGACAACTTCGCCTCGATCGTGGCCGCGGTCGAGGAAGGCCGGGGCATCTACGACAACATCCGCAAGTTCATCCACTACCTGCTGTCCTGCAACCTGGGCGAGATCCTGGTCATGTTCGTCACGGCCCTGATCGGCCTGCCGGTGCCCCTCCTGCCCATCCAGCTCCTCTGGGTCAACCTGGTGACGGACGGCCTGCCGGCCCTGGCCCTCGGCGTCGACCCGGTCGACCCGAAGATCATGGAGCGGCCGCCGCGCCAGCCCGACGAGCCGGTCGTCACGAGGGCCCGGGGCTGGCTCATGGGGGTCCAGGGCGTCCTCATCGCGGCTTGCAGCCTGGCCGCCTTCCTGTTCGTCCTCTACGAGAAGGAGGACATCGCCACGGCCCGGACCGCGGCCCTGGCCACCCTGGCCTGCAGCCAGCTCTTTCACTCCTTCAACTGCCGGAGCATGCGGGAGTCCCTGTTCAAGCTGAGGATATTCACCAATCCCCAGCTCGTCGGCGCCACGGTCCTCTCGTTCGCGCTCCAGCTGGGCATCATCTACGCGCCCTTCCTGCAGCCGGTCTTCAAGACCCGGGCCCTGAGCCTGCTCGACCTGGGCATGATGATCGCTCTCTCCTCCCTGCCGCTCTGGATCATGGAGATCGTCAAGGCGCTCAACAGGAAGTTCAACTTCTACACTCTATATTGA
- a CDS encoding cupin domain-containing protein translates to MFIKTLDDVSGSRAGDASFLKELLNPAREPLSLRCSLAHAEVSPGAATLPHRLQASEVYYILEGRGRMHVGGEAAEVAAGQAVYIPPGETQFIENTGASRLAFLCLVDPAWTPAGEEVL, encoded by the coding sequence ATGTTCATCAAGACGCTCGATGATGTCTCCGGATCCAGGGCCGGCGACGCTTCCTTCCTGAAAGAACTCCTGAACCCGGCCCGCGAGCCCCTGTCGCTCCGCTGCAGCCTGGCCCACGCCGAGGTGAGCCCCGGCGCCGCGACCCTGCCCCATCGGCTGCAGGCCTCCGAGGTCTACTACATCCTCGAGGGCCGCGGCCGCATGCATGTCGGCGGCGAGGCGGCCGAGGTCGCGGCGGGCCAGGCCGTCTACATCCCGCCCGGCGAAACCCAGTTCATCGAGAACACCGGCGCGTCCCGCCTGGCCTTCCTCTGCCTCGTCGATCCGGCCTGGACGCCGGCGGGCGAAGAGGTCCTCTAG
- a CDS encoding MFS transporter, with the protein MLSRISRLRRQMSWEQAFTALKYPNYRLWFWGQMASLFGSWMQSTALGFLIFDLTKSPVYLGLVGFAAGIPTWLFTLYAGVIADRVSRRTILIVTQTSMMALAFGIAGLTFLHWIRPWHILVMAFLLGVANSFDAPARQSFVLEMVSFEDMTNAIALNSAMFNTAMALGPAVGGLLYGYLGPGWCFTINGASFLAVIAALLRMRLKAFVPRQERFSAAAELKEGLKYVVRHPLIRTIIGLVGAVSLFGISFVTLFPAWAVNILHGDAKTNGFLQSARGLGALVAALLIASLGRFGFRGKLLTFGTFALPVTVAAFALVRWTPLALLIVFGSGLANILVLNLANALVQTHAHDRLRGRIMSVYTLTFFGMMPVGALAIGFAAERWGQPAAILIAAGAMLAAASLLTIAMPGLRRQA; encoded by the coding sequence ATGCTGAGCCGGATCAGCCGCCTGCGGCGGCAGATGAGCTGGGAACAGGCGTTCACCGCGCTGAAGTACCCGAACTACCGCCTCTGGTTCTGGGGCCAGATGGCCTCGCTCTTCGGCTCGTGGATGCAGTCGACGGCCCTGGGCTTCCTCATCTTCGACTTGACCAAGTCGCCCGTCTATCTCGGCCTGGTCGGCTTCGCCGCCGGCATCCCGACCTGGCTCTTCACGCTCTACGCCGGCGTCATCGCCGACCGCGTGTCCCGGCGGACGATCCTCATCGTCACGCAGACTTCGATGATGGCCCTGGCCTTCGGCATCGCCGGCCTGACCTTCCTGCACTGGATCCGGCCCTGGCACATCCTGGTCATGGCCTTCCTTCTCGGCGTGGCCAATTCGTTCGACGCCCCGGCCCGGCAATCCTTCGTCCTGGAGATGGTCAGTTTCGAGGACATGACCAACGCCATCGCCCTGAACTCGGCCATGTTCAACACGGCCATGGCCCTAGGACCGGCGGTCGGCGGCCTGCTCTACGGCTACCTCGGGCCGGGCTGGTGCTTCACCATCAACGGCGCGAGCTTCCTCGCCGTCATCGCCGCCCTGCTGCGGATGAGGCTCAAGGCCTTCGTGCCGCGCCAGGAAAGGTTCTCGGCCGCGGCCGAGCTAAAGGAGGGCCTCAAGTACGTCGTCCGCCACCCGCTCATCCGGACGATCATCGGCCTCGTGGGCGCGGTCAGCCTGTTCGGGATCTCGTTCGTCACCCTGTTCCCGGCCTGGGCGGTCAATATCCTTCACGGCGACGCCAAGACGAACGGCTTCCTGCAGTCGGCCCGCGGCCTGGGCGCGCTCGTCGCCGCCCTGCTCATCGCCTCGCTCGGCCGGTTCGGGTTCCGCGGCAAGCTCCTGACCTTCGGCACCTTCGCCCTGCCGGTCACCGTCGCGGCCTTCGCCCTTGTCCGCTGGACCCCGCTGGCCCTCCTGATCGTCTTCGGATCAGGCCTGGCGAACATCCTGGTCCTCAACCTGGCCAACGCCCTCGTCCAGACCCACGCGCACGACCGGCTGCGGGGGCGGATCATGAGCGTCTATACGCTGACGTTCTTCGGGATGATGCCCGTCGGCGCTCTCGCGATCGGCTTCGCGGCCGAGCGTTGGGGCCAGCCGGCGGCCATCCTCATCGCCGCGGGTGCGATGCTCGCGGCGGCCTCGCTGCTGACGATCGCCATGCCTGGCCTGCGCCGTCAGGCCTGA
- a CDS encoding DUF362 domain-containing protein, translating into MKSRVYFVPAAGREPAEALAGKVRTAYRATGFNDRLGEEDFVALKIHFGENNNTGYIKPAWLSGLIADLREKTAHAFLTDSNTLYVGRRSNAIDHLRLAWSHGFTPEATGLPVIIADGLIGRDKQEPRSAQARTASSKIASAILDADALIGLAHVTGHVQTGLGAAIKNIGMGCASRAGKLDQHSVTRPRVNAKQCRNCGVCISFCPAAAIVQAEGRVAIEPAKCIGCGECLVVCKPGAIKMRWDEDSLRLQEKMAEYARRVLSHFGDKAVFVSFLIQVTKDCDCMARNQKPIAEDIGVLASLDPVAIDQAAADLLVARGGGSDPLRAGYDIDWSGQLAHGEAIGLGSRAYALVEIP; encoded by the coding sequence ATGAAAAGCCGCGTCTATTTCGTTCCTGCCGCCGGCCGCGAGCCGGCCGAGGCCCTGGCCGGCAAGGTCCGGACGGCCTACCGGGCGACCGGCTTCAACGACCGGCTCGGCGAGGAAGATTTTGTCGCCCTCAAGATCCACTTCGGCGAGAACAACAACACGGGCTACATCAAGCCAGCCTGGCTCTCCGGCCTGATCGCTGACCTCCGGGAAAAGACCGCCCACGCCTTCCTGACCGACTCCAACACGCTCTACGTCGGCCGCCGCTCGAACGCCATCGACCATCTCCGCCTGGCCTGGTCCCACGGCTTCACGCCGGAAGCGACCGGCCTGCCGGTCATCATCGCCGACGGCCTGATCGGCCGCGACAAGCAGGAGCCGCGGAGCGCCCAGGCCCGGACGGCCTCCTCCAAGATCGCCAGCGCCATCCTGGACGCGGACGCCCTGATCGGCCTGGCCCACGTCACCGGCCACGTCCAGACCGGCCTCGGGGCGGCCATCAAGAACATCGGCATGGGCTGCGCCTCGCGGGCCGGCAAGCTCGACCAGCATTCCGTGACGCGTCCCCGCGTCAACGCCAAGCAGTGCCGCAACTGCGGCGTCTGCATATCCTTTTGCCCGGCCGCGGCCATCGTCCAGGCCGAGGGCCGCGTCGCCATCGAGCCGGCCAAGTGCATCGGCTGCGGCGAATGCCTGGTCGTCTGCAAGCCCGGCGCCATCAAAATGAGGTGGGACGAGGATTCTTTGCGCCTCCAGGAGAAGATGGCCGAGTACGCCCGGCGCGTCCTGTCGCATTTCGGGGACAAGGCGGTGTTCGTCAGCTTCCTCATCCAGGTGACCAAGGACTGCGACTGCATGGCCCGGAACCAGAAGCCGATCGCCGAGGACATCGGCGTCCTGGCTTCCCTGGACCCGGTGGCCATCGACCAGGCTGCGGCCGACCTCCTGGTCGCCCGGGGCGGGGGCAGTGACCCCCTGCGCGCCGGGTACGACATCGACTGGTCGGGCCAGCTGGCCCACGGCGAGGCGATCGGGCTGGGATCGAGGGCCTACGCCCTGGTCGAGATCCCCTGA
- a CDS encoding alanine--glyoxylate aminotransferase family protein — protein sequence MSQEKLLLIPGPSPVVPRILDALALPTVSHVGPDMARDLAEACENLKKIVFCANGEPFIVAGAGTLSMEMALLNTAGPADRVLVVSQGYFGDRMAQICRAFGIGHDVLECEWGRAVTPGELERQLRTRSYNVVVCTHVDTATGACAPVEEYAQALARTGAIFVVDGVCATGGIPERMDAWGIDVVLTAAQKCLGTPPGLALCVFSEAAMEKRRGLASVPAYYSDVMRWLPVMHDPTKYFSTPCVNEIRAFAEATRIVLEEGIEERFERHDLHGRALRAGLAALGFTFFTDPRFAASTLSVARYPDGVEDKAFRAGLSANGVVVAGGLGPTAGRVFRMGHMGNLTSAQVRFAIDAVGKTLAGLGRAVDSGQGRRAVDALLKA from the coding sequence ATGTCCCAAGAGAAGCTCCTCCTCATCCCCGGCCCGAGCCCGGTCGTGCCGCGCATCCTCGACGCCCTGGCCCTGCCGACGGTTTCCCACGTCGGGCCGGACATGGCCCGCGACCTGGCGGAGGCCTGCGAGAACCTCAAGAAGATCGTCTTCTGCGCGAACGGCGAACCCTTCATCGTCGCCGGGGCGGGGACGCTGTCCATGGAGATGGCCCTGCTCAACACCGCCGGCCCCGCCGACCGGGTCCTGGTCGTGTCGCAGGGTTATTTCGGCGACCGCATGGCCCAGATCTGCCGGGCCTTCGGGATCGGCCACGACGTCCTCGAGTGCGAATGGGGCCGGGCCGTCACCCCGGGCGAGCTCGAGCGGCAGCTGAGAACCAGGAGCTATAACGTCGTCGTCTGCACCCATGTCGACACCGCGACCGGCGCCTGCGCCCCGGTCGAGGAATACGCCCAGGCCCTGGCCAGGACCGGGGCGATCTTCGTCGTCGACGGCGTCTGCGCCACGGGCGGCATCCCGGAGCGCATGGACGCCTGGGGCATCGACGTCGTCCTGACCGCGGCCCAGAAATGCCTGGGCACGCCGCCCGGCCTGGCCCTCTGCGTGTTCTCCGAGGCGGCCATGGAGAAGCGCCGCGGCCTGGCCTCGGTCCCGGCCTACTATTCCGACGTCATGCGCTGGCTGCCGGTCATGCATGATCCGACGAAATATTTCTCGACCCCCTGCGTCAACGAGATCCGGGCCTTCGCCGAGGCGACCCGCATCGTCCTCGAGGAGGGGATCGAGGAACGGTTCGAGCGCCACGATCTTCACGGCCGGGCCCTCCGGGCCGGCCTGGCCGCCCTCGGCTTCACCTTCTTCACCGACCCCCGCTTCGCGGCCTCGACGCTCTCGGTCGCGCGCTACCCGGACGGTGTCGAGGACAAGGCCTTCCGGGCCGGCCTCTCCGCCAACGGGGTCGTCGTCGCCGGCGGGCTCGGCCCCACGGCCGGCCGGGTCTTCCGCATGGGCCACATGGGCAACCTGACCTCGGCCCAGGTCCGGTTCGCGATCGACGCCGTCGGGAAAACGCTGGCCGGGCTGGGCCGGGCCGTCGATTCGGGCCAGGGGCGCCGGGCCGTCGACGCCCTGCTCAAAGCCTGA
- a CDS encoding HAD-IA family hydrolase, protein MRLRGVIFDLDGTVVENDYDWARIRDELGTGEMSILAYLDALVEPERSAKWAILEGHEARQTEASVLREGFSGLLDRLRARSLAVALVTNNSRKNAEFLLGKFGLAFDCVITRESGLWKPSGAPFLEVLRTLGLGPAEVGVVGDTRFDVLAALDAGIEAIYLLSNEPERFAGYPVKVLPSLEALARAICLGPLPDRP, encoded by the coding sequence ATGAGGCTCAGAGGCGTCATCTTCGACCTCGACGGCACGGTCGTCGAGAACGATTACGACTGGGCCCGTATCCGGGACGAACTCGGCACGGGCGAGATGTCCATCCTGGCCTACCTCGACGCGCTCGTCGAGCCGGAGCGCTCGGCCAAATGGGCCATCCTCGAGGGCCACGAGGCCCGGCAGACCGAGGCCTCCGTCCTGCGCGAAGGGTTCAGCGGGCTCCTGGACCGGCTGCGGGCCCGCAGCCTGGCCGTGGCCCTGGTCACGAACAACTCCCGCAAGAACGCGGAGTTCCTGCTGGGCAAGTTCGGCCTGGCCTTCGACTGCGTCATCACCCGGGAGAGCGGCCTATGGAAGCCGTCCGGGGCGCCGTTCCTCGAGGTCCTGCGAACGCTCGGCCTTGGGCCGGCGGAGGTCGGGGTGGTCGGAGACACGCGCTTCGATGTCCTGGCCGCCCTCGACGCCGGGATCGAGGCCATCTATCTCCTGTCGAACGAGCCGGAGCGCTTTGCCGGCTACCCGGTCAAGGTCCTGCCGTCCCTCGAGGCCCTGGCCAGGGCCATCTGTTTGGGGCCCCTTCCGGACCGTCCTTGA